A window of Castanea sativa cultivar Marrone di Chiusa Pesio chromosome 1, ASM4071231v1 contains these coding sequences:
- the LOC142622386 gene encoding uncharacterized protein LOC142622386, protein MKGEVQLEVTSAGDPIPSDADPLLENHADSSSPGSSSSSSSSNEIRNEDIEAGSNSCCRICLESDAEPEDELISPCMCKGTQQFVHRSCLDHWRSVKEGFAFSHCTTCKAQYHLRVALFEDNSWRKLKFRIFVARDVFLVFLAVQTVIAAMGGFAYLMDKDGTFRNSFSDSWDRILSKHPIPFYYCIGVLAFFVLLGFFGLILHCSSLNSNDPRMAGCQNCCYGWGILDCFPASMEACFALVIVFVVIFAILGIAYGFLAATMAIQRIWQRHYHILTKRELTKEYIVEDLHGCYAPPKLDPEHEARLKMLKLL, encoded by the exons ATGAAAGGGGAAGTACAGCTAGAGGTAACGAGTGCAGGGGACCCTATTCCTAGTGATGCTGATCCTCTGCTAGAGAACCATGCCGATTCATCGTCACCAGGGAGCTCGAGCTCGAGCTCGAGCTCGAATGAGATCAGGAATGAAGATATTGAGGCCGGTTCGAATTCGTGTTGTCGCATTTGCCTCGAGAGCGATGCGGAGCCAG AGGATGAATTAATATCTCCATGCATGTGCAAAGGTACCCAGCAGTTTGTGCATCGTTCGTGTCTTGATCATTGGCGTTCAGTTAAG GAAGGATTTGCTTTCTCACATTGTACCACTTGCAAAGCTCAATATCACCTTCGTGTTGCATTGTTTGAGGACAACTCTTGGCGAAAACTAAAATTCAGGATTTTCGTGGCAAGGGATGTTTTTCTTGTATTCTTGGCTGTACAAACT GTTATTGCTGCAATGGGTGGCTTTGCATACCTAATGGATAAAGATGGGACCTTCAGGAACTCATTCAGTGATAGTTGGGATCGGATTCTGTCAAAACATCCTATacctttttattattgtatAG GGGTACTGGCCTTCTTTGTGCTGCTTGGATTTTTTGGGCTTATACTACATTGCTCCTCCCTCAATAGTAATGACCCTCGGATGGCTGGCTGCCAGAACTGTTGCTATGGATGGGGAATCTTGGATTGTTTTCCTGCTTCAATGGAGGCATGCTTTGCCTTggttattgtttttgttgtcatttttgCCATTCTTGGCATAGCTTATGGTTTCCTTGCTGCCACCATGGCCATTCAGAGGATCTGGCAGAGACACTACCACATCCTTACTAAGAGGGAGCTCACTAAG GAGTACATAGTGGAGGATCTTCATGGTTGTTATGCCCCACCAAAATTGGATCCAGAACATGAAGCACGTCTGAAAATGCTTAAACTTTTGTAG
- the LOC142622329 gene encoding boron transporter 4-like: MDNIKSPFKGIVSDFKGRIACYKQDWTAAFCCGPRILAPTTYIFFASALPVIAFGEQLSRETDGSLSTVETLASTALCGIIHSIFGGQPLLILGVAEPTVIMYTYLYSFAKGRAGLGQALFLAWAGWVCIWTALLLFLLAIFNACTIISKFTRIAGELFGMLIAVLFIQQAVKGVISEYKIPEAEDATAEKYQFPWLYTNGLLGIIFSFGLLFTSLKSRRARSWRYGTGWFRSFIADYGVPLMVLVWSALSFSVPSTVPSGVPRRLVSPLPWESASLQHWTVIKDLGKVPPEYILAAFVPAVMIAGLYFFDHSVASQMAQQKEFNLKNPHAYHYDILILGIMTLLCGLIGLPPSNGVLPQSPMHTKSLAVLKRQLFRKRMVKSAKECMKQKASNSEIYGRMQAVFIEIDATPAPSVANELKELKDAVMKGEDGGIQNEKFDPEKHIDACLPVRVNEQRLSNIVQSLLVAASLFAMPAIKKIPTSVLWGYFAYMAIDSLPGNQFWERMKLLFITPGRRYKVLEGAHASFVESVPYKYIATFTLFQLMYLLFCFGVTWIPIAGILFPLPFFLLISIRQHILPKLFHPLHLHELDAAEYEEISGVWTHSHGISFKDKEPNQSEDKGRDVEMCDAEILDELTTRRGELKLRSVSFSDNVLAQIHPEEDDSEIGKEPFF, translated from the exons ATGGATAACATAAAAAGCCCATTCAAAGGGATTGTAAGTGACTTCAAAGGAAGAATAGCATGCTATAAACAAGATTGGACTGCTGCATTTTGCTGTGGTCCCAG GATTTTGGCTCCGACTACCTACATATTCTTTGCCTCTGCACTTCCAGTAATTGCTTTTGGAGAACAACTCAGTAGAGAAACAG ATGGAAGTTTGAGCACAGTGGAAACTCTGGCTTCTACTGCTCTTTGTGGTATCATACACTCAATATTTGGTGGACAGCCTCTTTTGATTTTAGGGGTGGCAGAACCCACAGTTATAATGTACACTTACTTATACAGTTTTGCAAAAGGGCGGGCTGGTCTTGGACAAGCGCTGTTCTTGGCTTGGGCTGGATG GGTGTGCATCTGGACAGCTCTCCTACTCTTTCTTTTAGCAATATTCAATGCTTGCACCATCATCAGTAAATTTACAAGGATTGCAGGGGAACTTTTTGGCATGTTGATTGCAGTTCTTTTCATTCAACAGGCTGTTAAG GGAGTGATAAGTGAATATAAAATTCCTGAAGCTGAAGACGCAACAGCAGAAAAGTATCAATTTCCGTGGCTATATACAAATGGGCTGCTAGGAATTATATTCTCCTTTGGTCTACTCTTTACTTCTTTAAAGAGCAGAAGGGCAAGATCATGGCGGTATGGCACAG GATGGTTCCGAAGTTTTATTGCAGATTATGGGGTACCTTTGATGGTATTGGTATGGTCAGCATTGTCATTCAGTGTACCTAGTACAGTTCCTTCTGGAGTTCCCAGGAGGCTTGTTAGTCCTCTTCCTTGGGAGTCTGCATCATTGCAGCATTGGACGGTAATCAAG GATTTGGGGAAGGTGCCACCAGAATACATATTGGCTGCCTTTGTGCCAGCAGTGATGATTGCGGGTCTTTACTTTTTTGACCACAGTGTTGCCTCACAAATGGCACAACAGAAGGAGTTCAATCTCAAGAACCCACATGCTTATCACTATGACATCTTGATTCTTGGGATTATG ACTTTGCTGTGTGGATTAATTGGACTTCCTCCCTCCAATGGGGTACTCCCACAATCTCCCATGCACACCAAGAGTCTAGCTGTTCTCAAGAGACAG TTGTTTAGAAAGAGAATGGTAAAGAGTGCCAAGGAATGCATGAAGCAAAAAGCTAGCAACTCGGAAATTTATGGCAGGATGCAAGCAGTGTTCATTGAAATTGATGCAACTCCAGCT CCTTCAGTAGCGAATGAGCTGAAGGAATTGAAGGACGCAGTCATGAAAGGTGAAGATGGAGGAatccaaaatgaaaaatttgatCCTGAAAAGCACATTGATGCTTGCTTGCCTGTCCGGGTTAATGAGCAAAGACTAAGCAACATAGTACAGTCACTTCTTGTGGCGGCATCATTATTTGCTATGCCTGCAATAAAAAAGATACCTACATCAGTTCTTTGGGGATATTTTGCCTACATGGCCATAGACAGCCTCCCTGGAAATCAGTTCTGGGAAAGAATGAAGCTGCTCTTCATAACTCCCGGACGGCGTTACAA GGTTTTGGAAGGAGCACATGCCTCTTTTGTGGAGTCAGTACCATACAAATATATTGCTACATTTACACTTTTCCAGTTGATGTAtcttctattttgttttggaGTTACATGGATACCCATTGCTGGGATATTGTTCCCCTTGCCATTCTTTCTTCTCATAAGCATCAGACAGCATATTCTCCCCAAGTTGTTTCACCCACTTCACCTTCATGAATTGGATGCAGCTGAGTATGAGGAAATATCTGGAGTTTGGACTCACAGTCATGGCATTTCATTCAAG GACAAGGAACCTAATCAATCTGAAGATAAAGGTAGAGATGTAGAAATGTGTGATGCCGAGATATTGGATGAGCTGACCACCAGAAGAGGAGAGTTGAAGCTTAGATCTGTAAGCTTCAGTGACAATGTCCTCGCTCAG ATTCACCCTGAGGAAGATGACTCAGAAATAGGGAAAGAACCTTTTTTCTAA
- the LOC142639100 gene encoding potassium channel AKT1-like, which translates to MDALMNRAGFRVSVCGQEEIEQLSRDGSHYSLSTGILPSLGARSSRRIQLRRFILSPYDRRYRIWETYLVVLVIYTAWVSPFEFGFLKKPQGPLSIVDNVVNGFFALDIILTFFVAYLDKSSYLLIDNPKKIAWKYATSWLAFDVISTVPSELARKISPSALGSYGFNMLRLWRLRRVSALFSRLEKDRNYNYFWVRCAKLICVTLFAVHCAGCFYYLLAARYRDPKKTWIGATMEDFLHQSLWIRYVTSIYWSITTLTTVGYGDLHPVNTREMIFDIFYMLFNLGLTAYLIGNMTNLVVHGTSRTRKFRDTIQAASSFAQRNQLPIRLQDQMLAHLCLKYRTDSEGLQQQETLDSLPKAIRSSISHYLFYSLVDKVYLFKGVSNDLLFQLVSEMKAEYFPPKEDVILQNEAPTDFYILVTGAVDLLTLKNGAEQVVGEAKTGELCGEIGVLCYRPQLFTVRTKRLSQLLRLNRTTFLNIVQSNVGDGTIIMNNLLQHLKDLDDPIMSEVLVETENMLTRGRMDLPLSLCFAALRGDNLLLHQLLKRGLDPNESDNNGRTALHIAASKGSENCVILLLDYGANPNSRDSEANVPLWEAMLGGHETVVKLLLDSGANLHFGDIGQFACTAAEQNNLNLLKEIIRYGGDVTCSKMDGTTTALHVAVCEGNIEIVKLLLDQGADIDKPNSDGWTPRTLADQQGHEDIKTIFESSREPKTQSIIPIPERRNGTHFLGRFTSEPTMCPLSQEGSFPGATDGSWTQSRPRRRSNNFHNSLFGIMSAAHTEEKDILFPVTRSPRNQGGNSARVIISCPEKELAGKLVLLPGTFQELLEIGAKKFGIVPAKVLSKSGAEIDDIEVIRDGDHLIFVSYVETQEPNCKGTQINGYL; encoded by the exons ATGGATGCTCTGATGAACCGAGCGGGATTCAGGGTTTCAGTGTGCGGACAAGAAGAGATTGAACAGTTGTCAAGGGATGGTAGCCATTACAGTCTTTCCACAGGGATTTTGCCTTCCCTTGGAGCAAGAAGTTCACGCAGAATCCAGCTCAGGAGGTTCATTCTTTCGCCCTATGACCGCCGTTACAG GATTTGGGAGACTTATCTTGTTGTTCTTGTCATCTACACTGCTTGGGTGTCACCATTTGAATTCGGATTCCTTAAAAAACCACAAGGGCCACTGTCAATCGTTGATAATGTTGTCAATGGATTCTTCGCTCTGGACATTATTCTTACCTTCTTTGTAGCTTACCTTGATAAATCATCATACCTACTCATCGACAATCCAAAGAAGATAGCTTGGAAGTATGCAACTTCTTGGTTGGCCTTTGATGTCATATCCACAGTCCCTTCAGAGCTTGCTCGGAAGATTTCCCCTTCAGCTCTCGGATCATATGGCTTCAACATGCTTCGCCTTTGGCGTCTGCGAAGAGTTAGTGCCTTATTTTCAAG ATTGGAAAAAGATAGGAACTACAACTACTTTTGGGTTCGATGTGCAAAACTAATTTGT GTTACCCTTTTTGCGGTTCATTGTGCTGGATGTTTCTATTATCTTCTGGCAGCACGCTATCGTGACCCCAAAAAGACGTGGATTGGAGCAACAATGGAGGATTTTCTTCATCAGAGTTTGTGGATCCGCTATGTGACTTCAATTTATTGGTCCATCACTACCCTAACAACTGTTGGCTATGGTGACTTGCACCCAGTGAATACACGGGAGATGATCTTTGATATCTTTTACATGCTTTTCAACCTTGGATTGACTGCATATTTGATTGGAAACATGACAAACTTGGTTGTTCATGGGACCAGTCGAACAAGAAAATTT AGGGATACCATTCAAGCTGCCTCAAGTTTTGCTCAGAGAAACCAACTGCCCATTCGCTTGCAAGATCAGATGCTTGCACATTTATGTTTGAAGTACAGAACAGACTCAGAGGGACTCCAGCAGCAAGAGACACTTGATTCCCTTCCTAAAGCTATCCGGTCAAGCATTTCTCATTATCTTTTTTACTCTCTTGTGGATAAGGTGTACTTGTTTAAAGGGGTTTCAAATGACTTGCTTTTCCAGCTG GTCTCGGAGATGAAAGCTGAGTATTTTCCTCCCAAGGAAGATGTGATCTTGCAGAATGAAGCACCCACAGATTTCTACATACTTGTCACTGGTGCTGTG GATCTACTGACCCTAAAAAATGGAGCTGAACAG GTTGTTGGAGAGGCAAAAACTGGTGAGCTCTGTGGAGAGATTGGGGTACTTTGTTATAGGCCGCAGCTTTTTACTGTGAGGACCAAAAGGTTGAGCCAGCTACTACGGCTGAACCGTACAACATTCCTGAATATTGTTCAGTCCAATGTTGGAGATGGGACCATAATCATGAATAATCTCCTTCAG CATTTGAAAGACCTTGACGACCCAATAATGTCAGAAGTTTTGGTGGAGACAGAGAACATGCTAACTCGTGGTAGAATGGACCTACCTCTTAGTCTATGCTTTGCAGCTCTTAGGGGAGATAACTTGTTGTTGCATCAGTTGTTGAAACGGGGCCTGGATCCAAATGAATCAGACAACAATGGCAGGACAGCTCTG CATATAGCAGCTTCCAAAGGAAGTGAGAATTGTGTGATTCTACTACTTGATTACGGGGCAAATCCAAATAGTAGAG ACTCGGAAGCGAATGTGCCACTATGGGAGGCAATGCTGGGTGGTCATGAAACGGTGGTCAAGCTGCTACTAGACAGTGGTGCAAATTTACACTTTGGAGACATTGGTCAATTTGCATGCACTGCTGCTGAGCAAAACAACTTGAACTTGCTCAAGGAGATAATTCGTTATGGAGGAGATGTCACGTGTTCTAAGATGGATGGAACCACCACGGCTCTTCATGTTGCAGTTTGTGAAGGCAACATTGAGATAGTCAAGCTCCTTTTGGATCAGGGTGCTGATATTGACAAACCAAACTCTGATGGTTGGACCCCAAGGACACTAGCTGACCAACAAGGACACGAAGACATTAAAACCATTTTCGAATCTAGTAGAGAGCCAAAAACTCAATCCATCATTCCAATTCCAGAGAGGCGGAATGGGACTCATTTCCTTGGGAGATTTACTAGTGAGCCAACAATGTGTCCACTATCACAGGAAGGCTCATTCCCTGGTGCAACAGATGGATCATGGACACAATCCCGTCCAAGGCGTAGGTCAAATAATTTCCACAACTCACTATTTGGCATAATGTCGGCTGCGCATACGGAGGAGAAAGACATTCTATTCCCTGTTACAAGAAGTCCTAGAAACCAAGGAGGTAATTCTGCTAGAGTGATTATTAGTTGTCCAGAAAAGGAACTAGCTGGAAAACTGGTGTTGCTTCCAGGGACTTTTCAGGAACTACTTGAGATTGGTGCTAAGAAATTTGGAATTGTGCCCGCCAAAGTCCTAAGCAAAAGTGGAGCTGAAATTGATGATATAGAGGTCATTAGAGATGGTGATCATCTTATTTTTGTCAGTTATGTTGAAACTCAAGAACCTAACTGCAAAGGCACTCAAATTAATGGGTATTTGTAG